A genome region from Prionailurus bengalensis isolate Pbe53 chromosome B4, Fcat_Pben_1.1_paternal_pri, whole genome shotgun sequence includes the following:
- the NTS gene encoding neurotensin/neuromedin N, translated as MLKMMAAMKIQLVCMILLALSSWSLCSDSEEEMKALEADLLTNMHTSKTNKAGVSSWKMTLLNVCSFVNNLNSQAEETGELQEDELITRKFPTALDGFSLEAMLTIYQLQKICHSRAFQHWELIQEDVLDAGNDKNEKEEVIKRKIPYILKRQLYENKPRRPYILKRGSYYY; from the exons ATGCTCAAGATGATGGCAGCAATGAAAATCCAGCTGGTATGCATGATACTTCTGGCTCTCAGCTCCTGGAGTCTGTGCTCAG attcagaagaggaaatgaaagcatTAGAAGCAGATTTATTGACCAATATGCATACATcaaag aCCAATAAAGCAGGTGTTTCTTCTTGGAAAATGACCCTTCTAAATGTTTGCAGTTTTGTAAATAACCTGAACAGCCAAGCTGAGGAAACAGGGGAGCTTCAAGAAGACGAGCTTATTACAAGGAAATTTCCCACTGCCTTAGACGGCTTTAGCTTGGAAGCGATGTTGACAATATACCAGCTCCAAAAAATCTGCCACAGCAGGGCCTTTCAACACTGGGAg TTAATTCAGGAGGATGTTCTTGATGCtggaaatgacaaaaatgaaaaggaagaagttataaagagaaaaatccctTACATTCTGAAACGTCAGCTATATGAGAATAAACCTAGAAGACCCTACATACTCAAAAGAGGTTCTTACTACTACTGA